A single genomic interval of Arthrobacter methylotrophus harbors:
- a CDS encoding MurR/RpiR family transcriptional regulator gives MTPYKSEPPLGGSRAHIKSIFPSLAPSEQRVAQLCIDSPETVARMSVADLVTQTGTSPATIVRACKSMGFDGFQHLRQVLLRDLGAAARDSIQQEESGATGEPGSTEHLVSGIFSRASQDIRGALGSLDFEAFDAAVKAIRQGGRLLVVANGASLAPAQSLALRFLSTGVQCEAPSDIVSQHISAKLLSAGDVCIAVSDSGMNSFTIGSARIAAERKATLIGVTSYAKSELADLSTHTLVAGAEFHSWNDQLPIGNIVQMLVMSALHAAVTADSPDVERARSAVFEEVLHMVENPK, from the coding sequence ATGACCCCGTACAAATCCGAACCGCCCCTGGGCGGTTCCCGCGCGCACATCAAGTCGATTTTCCCCTCGCTGGCTCCCAGCGAACAGCGCGTGGCGCAGTTATGCATTGATTCCCCGGAGACCGTGGCCAGGATGTCGGTGGCGGATCTGGTCACCCAGACGGGGACGTCGCCGGCCACGATCGTGCGGGCGTGCAAGAGCATGGGCTTTGACGGATTCCAGCACTTGCGCCAAGTCCTGTTGCGCGATCTGGGCGCCGCGGCGCGGGACAGCATCCAGCAGGAAGAATCCGGGGCAACCGGCGAACCCGGGTCCACGGAACACCTGGTTTCAGGGATCTTTTCCAGGGCGTCCCAGGACATCCGGGGAGCATTGGGGTCTTTGGACTTCGAGGCCTTCGACGCCGCTGTGAAGGCGATACGCCAGGGCGGGCGACTGCTGGTGGTGGCCAACGGAGCGTCCCTCGCTCCCGCACAATCGCTTGCCCTGCGATTCCTGTCCACCGGAGTGCAATGCGAGGCGCCATCCGACATTGTTTCGCAGCACATCTCCGCCAAGCTCCTCTCAGCGGGCGATGTCTGCATCGCCGTGAGCGACAGCGGAATGAACTCCTTCACGATTGGTTCGGCGCGGATCGCGGCCGAACGCAAGGCCACGCTGATCGGGGTGACCAGCTACGCGAAATCCGAGCTTGCCGATCTCTCGACCCACACACTCGTGGCGGGGGCGGAATTCCATTCGTGGAATGACCAGCTGCCGATTGGCAACATCGTCCAGATGCTGGTGATGTCCGCGCTGCACGCCGCGGTGACTGCAGATTCTCCCGACGTCGAACGCGCCCGCTCCGCCGTGTTCGAAGAAGTCCTCCACATGGTGGAAAACCCCAAATAG
- a CDS encoding sensor histidine kinase yields MKTASALDEVTAINGVITDRHPGDLHALGLAGCIDRLAAPLRREGTAVHWETPHHGIEISSRSASLLYQAAQEALSNAFKYAHAHDITIRLAAVYHGIRLTVTDNGTGFDSQATPAGAHHGFGLRLMSIAVNEVGGEVSVVSTPGNGTCVTVTLPLD; encoded by the coding sequence ATGAAGACTGCATCAGCACTGGACGAGGTGACCGCGATCAATGGCGTCATCACCGATCGGCACCCCGGCGACTTGCACGCCTTGGGGCTCGCAGGCTGCATCGATCGCTTGGCCGCACCGCTTCGCCGCGAGGGGACCGCGGTCCATTGGGAGACGCCGCACCACGGCATTGAAATCTCGTCCCGCTCCGCTTCCCTGCTCTACCAAGCCGCCCAGGAAGCCCTGAGCAATGCATTCAAGTACGCGCACGCCCACGACATCACCATCCGCCTCGCTGCCGTCTACCACGGGATCCGGCTGACCGTGACGGACAATGGCACCGGTTTCGACAGCCAGGCCACGCCTGCCGGCGCGCACCACGGATTCGGGCTCCGACTCATGTCCATCGCCGTGAACGAAGTGGGCGGCGAGGTCTCCGTCGTGTCCACGCCGGGCAACGGCACGTGCGTAACCGTCACGTTGCCCCTCGACTGA
- a CDS encoding alpha/beta hydrolase, producing the protein MAYITVGNENSTEIEIYYEDHGTGQAVVLIHGYPLDGSSWEKQTAALLDAGYRVITYDRRGFGKSSKPTVGYDYDTFAADLNTLLEALNLNDAVLVGFSMGTGEVARYISTYGSGRVAKAVFLGSLEPFVLQTDDNPGGVPQSVFDGLTEAVTTDRYAFFTEFFKSFYNSDTFLGTPRLSEESVRASWNLAAQSGAHASVAAQPTWLTDFRADIPKIDVPALIVHGTEDHILPIDVTGRRFTEALPNADYLEIDGAPHGMLWTHGAEVNKALLDFLGK; encoded by the coding sequence ATGGCTTACATCACCGTCGGAAATGAAAACAGCACCGAGATTGAGATTTACTACGAGGACCACGGGACTGGCCAGGCAGTGGTCCTGATCCACGGCTACCCCTTGGATGGCTCATCCTGGGAGAAGCAGACCGCGGCACTGCTCGACGCCGGCTACCGCGTCATCACCTACGACCGCCGCGGCTTCGGCAAGTCCAGCAAGCCGACCGTCGGCTACGACTACGACACCTTCGCCGCCGACCTGAATACCCTGCTGGAAGCACTGAACCTGAACGACGCCGTGCTGGTGGGCTTCTCGATGGGCACCGGCGAAGTGGCCCGCTACATCAGCACCTACGGCTCTGGCCGGGTGGCAAAGGCCGTGTTCCTTGGATCCTTGGAACCGTTCGTCCTGCAGACGGACGACAATCCCGGCGGAGTCCCGCAGTCGGTGTTCGACGGCCTCACCGAAGCTGTCACTACCGACCGTTACGCCTTCTTCACCGAGTTCTTCAAGAGCTTCTACAACAGCGACACCTTCCTGGGGACGCCCCGGCTGAGCGAGGAATCCGTCCGGGCCAGCTGGAACCTGGCAGCCCAGTCCGGCGCCCACGCCTCAGTGGCCGCCCAGCCGACGTGGCTCACCGACTTCCGCGCCGACATCCCCAAGATCGACGTTCCCGCCTTGATCGTCCACGGTACCGAGGACCACATCCTCCCTATCGACGTGACCGGCCGCAGGTTCACCGAAGCGCTCCCGAACGCCGATTACCTTGAGATCGACGGCGCCCCCCACGGCATGCTGTGGACGCACGGCGCCGAGGTCAACAAGGCTTTGCTGGACTTCCTCGGGAAGTGA
- a CDS encoding LLM class flavin-dependent oxidoreductase, which produces MDFGIFTFGELTRDINTGGALSPQQRLKDIIELAKLAEQAGLSSLSLGEHHRPDFALSAPEIVLAAIARETTTLRLGTAVTVLSTQDPVRLFEQFSTLDLISGGRAEIIAGRGAFVESYPLFGHRLEDYDELFEEKLKMLLALRDNARLDWQGHLTQTISGMDIAPRPVQDKLPIWVGVGGTPQSFVRAGRLGLPLFVALLSGPARFRRLVELYRETAENSGHDAAALPVGAGGHFYVAPTSQQAKDTFYPYYRAYFEQNMPRPVDHFPRSTFDEWTEPGGGLLVGSPQQIIEKLLEIHQTLGNTRYLAQIGLGGLPFAETARSIELLATEIMPAVRREIGAVPVK; this is translated from the coding sequence ATGGACTTTGGAATCTTTACTTTCGGCGAGCTGACCCGTGACATCAATACCGGCGGCGCCCTCTCACCACAGCAGCGGCTCAAGGACATCATCGAGCTAGCCAAGCTTGCCGAGCAGGCAGGGCTTTCCTCGCTGAGCCTCGGAGAGCACCATAGGCCCGATTTCGCCCTCTCGGCCCCGGAGATCGTGCTCGCGGCCATCGCCCGGGAAACCACCACTCTTCGGCTGGGCACCGCCGTGACAGTGCTCTCCACCCAAGACCCCGTCCGGCTGTTCGAACAGTTTTCCACCCTGGACCTCATTTCCGGCGGACGGGCAGAGATCATCGCCGGCCGTGGCGCCTTTGTGGAGTCGTACCCCTTGTTCGGCCACCGGCTGGAGGACTACGACGAGTTGTTCGAAGAGAAACTGAAGATGCTGCTTGCCCTGCGCGACAACGCCAGACTCGATTGGCAGGGGCACCTGACCCAAACCATCTCCGGGATGGACATTGCGCCCCGTCCGGTCCAGGACAAGCTGCCGATCTGGGTAGGCGTGGGCGGCACGCCGCAGAGTTTCGTCCGGGCCGGACGGCTGGGCTTGCCGCTGTTCGTCGCCCTGCTGTCCGGGCCGGCCCGGTTCCGCAGGCTCGTGGAGCTATACCGCGAAACCGCCGAAAACTCAGGACACGACGCCGCCGCCCTGCCAGTGGGTGCCGGTGGCCATTTCTACGTGGCGCCGACGTCGCAACAAGCCAAGGACACCTTTTACCCGTACTATCGCGCCTACTTTGAGCAGAACATGCCCCGGCCTGTGGACCATTTCCCCCGCAGCACCTTCGACGAATGGACAGAACCCGGTGGAGGCCTGCTCGTGGGCAGCCCCCAGCAAATCATTGAGAAGCTTCTGGAAATCCACCAAACCCTGGGCAATACAAGGTATTTGGCCCAAATCGGCCTGGGCGGCCTGCCTTTTGCCGAGACCGCGCGATCCATCGAGCTCCTAGCTACCGAAATCATGCCCGCGGTACGTCGGGAGATCGGCGCCGTTCCGGTGAAATAA
- a CDS encoding ABC transporter ATP-binding protein: MLWKLLVQYLRPHRRLLIAVVVFQLAQSIASLYLPTLNADIIDEGVAKGDTGYILGTGSLMLLITLLQIACSITAVYFGAKAAMGLGRDLRGAIFTRVGEFSEQEVTRFGAPSLITRSTNDVQQVQQLVLMSCTLMVAAPMLSIGGVIMAVRQDAQLSWLIAVSVPVLLVAVGLIVTRMVPLFRKMQVRLDTVNRVLREQLAGIRVVRAFVREDMETERFASANQDVTEMALRAGRLMALMFPVVMLVLNVSSVAVIWFGSFRIDDGTMQVGTLIAFLSYLMQILMSVMMATFMAVMIPRAAVSADRIGEVLETESSVRPPENPVTKTAGRGELELLDVGFAYPGAEEPVLSGISFRARAGQTTAIIGSTGAGKTTLVNLLPRLFDASSGSVRIDDVDVRELHPDLLWGHIGLVPQKPYLFSGTVRSNLLYGKPDATEEELWRALSIAQAQDFVEEMEGGLDAPISQGGTNVSGGQRQRLAIARALVKQPELYIFDDSFSSLDTATDARLRQALKRHTSGATMVIIAQRVSSIADAEQILVLDDGRLVGRGTHEELLETSETYREIVSSQLAAEEAA, encoded by the coding sequence ATGCTCTGGAAACTTCTCGTTCAGTACCTGCGGCCACACAGGCGGCTGCTGATCGCCGTCGTCGTCTTCCAGCTGGCGCAGTCCATCGCGTCCCTGTACTTGCCCACACTGAATGCCGACATCATTGACGAAGGCGTGGCCAAGGGGGACACCGGCTACATCCTGGGCACTGGCAGCCTCATGTTGCTCATCACCCTCCTGCAGATCGCCTGTTCGATAACGGCTGTCTACTTCGGCGCGAAGGCGGCCATGGGTTTGGGGCGGGACCTGCGCGGCGCCATTTTCACCAGGGTGGGGGAGTTCTCCGAGCAGGAGGTCACTCGATTCGGTGCGCCGTCCCTGATCACCCGCTCCACCAACGATGTGCAGCAGGTGCAGCAGCTCGTCCTGATGTCCTGCACGCTCATGGTCGCAGCGCCCATGCTCAGCATCGGCGGCGTGATCATGGCCGTCCGGCAGGATGCCCAGTTGTCCTGGCTGATTGCCGTGAGCGTCCCGGTGCTCCTCGTCGCAGTAGGCCTGATCGTCACCCGGATGGTGCCGCTGTTCCGCAAGATGCAGGTCCGGCTCGACACCGTGAACAGGGTGCTCCGCGAGCAGCTGGCCGGCATCCGGGTGGTGCGCGCTTTCGTTCGCGAGGACATGGAGACGGAACGCTTCGCCTCGGCCAACCAGGACGTCACCGAGATGGCATTGAGGGCCGGCCGACTCATGGCCCTCATGTTCCCGGTAGTGATGCTGGTACTCAACGTCTCCAGCGTGGCCGTGATCTGGTTCGGCTCCTTCCGGATCGACGACGGAACCATGCAAGTCGGCACCCTGATCGCCTTCCTGAGCTATCTCATGCAGATCCTGATGTCCGTCATGATGGCCACCTTCATGGCGGTGATGATCCCCCGCGCCGCTGTATCTGCGGACCGCATCGGCGAGGTTCTGGAGACCGAGTCAAGCGTGCGGCCTCCCGAGAACCCCGTGACGAAGACCGCCGGCCGCGGCGAGTTGGAGTTGCTCGACGTCGGATTCGCCTACCCGGGCGCCGAGGAACCCGTCCTCAGCGGCATCAGCTTCCGCGCACGCGCGGGCCAGACAACGGCGATCATCGGCAGCACGGGAGCGGGCAAAACCACCTTGGTGAACTTGCTGCCACGGCTCTTCGACGCGAGCAGCGGCTCGGTGCGGATCGACGACGTCGACGTGCGCGAGCTGCACCCGGACCTCCTCTGGGGGCACATCGGATTGGTCCCGCAAAAGCCCTACTTGTTCTCCGGCACCGTCCGCAGCAACCTGCTCTACGGCAAGCCCGACGCCACGGAGGAGGAACTCTGGCGGGCGCTTTCCATCGCCCAAGCGCAGGACTTCGTCGAGGAGATGGAGGGCGGGCTGGACGCTCCGATATCGCAGGGCGGCACCAATGTTTCCGGCGGTCAGCGCCAACGCCTCGCGATCGCCCGGGCACTCGTGAAGCAGCCCGAGCTATACATCTTCGATGACTCGTTCTCCTCCTTGGACACCGCCACCGACGCCAGGCTGCGCCAGGCACTCAAGCGCCACACGTCCGGAGCCACGATGGTCATCATTGCGCAGCGGGTCTCCAGCATCGCGGATGCTGAGCAGATTCTAGTGCTCGACGACGGGCGGCTCGTGGGGCGCGGAACGCACGAAGAGTTGTTGGAGACATCCGAAACATACCGCGAGATAGTTTCCTCGCAACTGGCAGCGGAGGAGGCAGCATGA
- a CDS encoding ABC transporter ATP-binding protein codes for MSSAPSTANRPPRPQMGPGRGGPFAGMNVPAEKAMNFVPSAKRLLGTLRPERLWLILVLVLAVSSVTLSVIGPRLLGEGTNLIFAGVVSKQLPAGVSKQQLIDGLRASGQNSKADMLRGMDLTPGVGIDFGALASILIWVLVLYVLASSFGWIQAYVLNGVVQRTVYRLREQIEAKINRLPLRYFDSVQRGELLSRVTNDVDNISQSLQQSISQAVTSLLTVAGVIFMMFLLSPILAFITLVTVPLTLVTTVLIAKRSQKLFVAQWKNTGELNGQIEETYTGHALVKVFGRQREVEQRFREKNAELFSASFGAQFISGLIMPALTFIGNLVYVGIAVVGGLQVASGAMQLGDVQAFIQYSRQFTQPLAQLGSMANLLQSGVASAERVFELLDTEEQSTDPEPSPVPEVTRGRLVFENISFSYSPDKPLITDVSLVAEPGQSVAIVGPTGAGKTTLVNLMMRFYELDAGRITLDGVDVASMSRYELRSRMGMVLQDTWLFGGTIRDNIAYGRPDATEAEILEAAQATYVDRFVHSLPEGYDTVLDDEGSNVSAGEKQLLTIARAFLASPSVLILDEATSSVDTRTEVLVQKAMSALRSDRTSFVIAHRLSTIRDADLILVMEAGQIVEQGTHAELLAAGGAYSRLYEAQFAAPVAEV; via the coding sequence ATGAGCAGCGCACCGAGCACGGCGAACCGCCCGCCCCGCCCGCAGATGGGTCCCGGCCGCGGCGGACCTTTCGCAGGGATGAATGTTCCGGCGGAAAAAGCCATGAACTTCGTGCCCTCCGCAAAGCGGCTCCTCGGCACGCTCCGGCCGGAGCGGCTGTGGCTGATCCTGGTTCTTGTTCTGGCTGTCTCCAGCGTGACCCTGTCCGTGATCGGCCCGCGGCTGTTGGGTGAGGGCACCAACCTGATTTTCGCCGGCGTCGTTTCCAAGCAACTTCCCGCCGGAGTGAGCAAGCAACAGCTCATCGACGGGCTGCGCGCATCCGGACAGAACTCCAAAGCGGACATGCTCAGGGGCATGGACCTGACTCCCGGCGTCGGGATCGATTTCGGGGCCCTGGCCTCGATCCTGATCTGGGTGCTGGTCCTGTATGTCCTGGCCTCATCGTTCGGCTGGATTCAGGCTTACGTGCTCAACGGCGTCGTGCAGCGGACGGTGTACCGGCTCCGCGAGCAGATCGAAGCGAAAATCAACCGCCTGCCGCTGCGCTACTTCGATTCGGTGCAGCGCGGCGAGCTCCTCAGCCGTGTGACCAACGACGTCGACAATATTTCGCAAAGCCTCCAGCAGTCCATCAGCCAGGCGGTCACCTCCTTGCTCACCGTGGCGGGCGTCATCTTCATGATGTTCCTCCTCTCGCCGATCCTGGCGTTCATCACCCTGGTCACCGTGCCGTTGACCCTGGTGACCACGGTGCTGATAGCCAAGCGCTCGCAGAAACTGTTCGTGGCCCAGTGGAAGAACACCGGTGAGCTGAACGGTCAAATCGAAGAGACGTATACGGGTCATGCGCTCGTGAAGGTGTTCGGCCGCCAACGCGAAGTGGAGCAGCGTTTCCGCGAGAAGAATGCGGAACTGTTCTCGGCCAGTTTCGGAGCCCAGTTCATCAGCGGCCTGATCATGCCGGCGCTGACCTTCATCGGCAACCTTGTCTATGTGGGTATTGCCGTGGTCGGCGGGCTGCAAGTGGCATCGGGCGCCATGCAGCTCGGCGATGTGCAGGCCTTCATCCAGTACTCGCGGCAGTTCACCCAGCCACTGGCCCAACTCGGCTCCATGGCCAACCTGCTCCAGTCTGGCGTAGCCTCCGCAGAACGCGTCTTCGAGCTGCTCGATACCGAGGAGCAGAGCACTGATCCTGAGCCTTCGCCCGTTCCTGAGGTGACGCGTGGCCGCTTGGTCTTCGAAAACATCTCGTTCTCCTACTCGCCGGACAAGCCCCTCATCACCGATGTGAGCCTGGTCGCCGAACCCGGACAATCCGTGGCGATCGTCGGACCCACCGGGGCGGGCAAGACCACCCTCGTGAACCTGATGATGCGCTTCTATGAGCTTGACGCCGGGCGGATCACACTCGACGGCGTCGACGTCGCCTCGATGTCCAGGTACGAGCTGCGCTCGCGGATGGGTATGGTGCTGCAGGATACCTGGTTGTTTGGAGGGACAATCCGGGACAACATCGCGTACGGCCGGCCCGACGCTACCGAAGCGGAGATCCTGGAAGCCGCCCAAGCAACGTACGTGGACCGCTTCGTTCACTCGCTGCCGGAAGGGTACGACACCGTGCTCGACGACGAAGGCAGCAACGTTTCTGCCGGTGAGAAGCAGCTGCTTACGATCGCCCGCGCGTTCCTGGCAAGTCCGTCTGTCCTCATTCTGGACGAAGCCACGAGTTCGGTGGATACCCGGACCGAGGTGCTGGTGCAGAAGGCCATGAGCGCCCTGCGTTCTGACCGGACGAGCTTTGTAATTGCGCACCGCCTGTCCACAATCCGCGATGCCGACCTCATCCTGGTGATGGAAGCCGGGCAGATCGTGGAGCAGGGAACGCATGCCGAGCTGCTTGCCGCGGGCGGGGCCTACTCAAGGCTGTACGAGGCGCAATTTGCGGCTCCGGTGGCGGAGGTCTAG
- a CDS encoding HAMP domain-containing sensor histidine kinase, producing MSISPGGSMERPPGLSARSKLTLSYAAIAVATGVLLLAITYVFLLRYVPQDHLSTSRGNYAPNQGDLIRAFLPAASAALVLIVIMGLGGGWFLAGRVLRPLRQIGEVAQEVSKGSLSARIRMSGRGDEFRHLADVFDEMMERIQHHAEQQRRFAANASHELRTPLAIMGNLAEVGSLNPDADMTELLHRLTEVNARASNTVESLLLLSRVESGRITLGPVDLSFVAEQAVEDLIPAAERAGIIVQAELSRTVVSGDAPLLERVVSNLVHNAVVHGRETVSVRTSDTPTHSLLVVENPGDVIDPTLLPTLIEPFLRKERTAYRAAGEHAGVGLGLSIVAAAVQAHGGTLELSAKPGGGITATVKLPRRTAIP from the coding sequence ATGAGCATATCTCCGGGCGGCTCCATGGAACGCCCGCCGGGGCTATCGGCTCGATCGAAGCTGACCTTAAGCTATGCGGCCATAGCGGTGGCAACCGGCGTCCTCCTCCTGGCCATCACCTACGTGTTCCTGTTGCGCTACGTCCCGCAGGACCACCTGTCGACATCGCGTGGAAATTATGCCCCTAACCAGGGCGACCTCATCCGTGCCTTCCTCCCGGCCGCATCTGCAGCTTTGGTGCTCATTGTCATCATGGGCCTTGGCGGAGGCTGGTTTCTGGCCGGCCGGGTGCTACGTCCTCTGAGGCAGATCGGCGAGGTGGCACAGGAAGTGTCGAAAGGATCCCTCTCCGCACGTATCCGCATGAGCGGGCGAGGCGACGAGTTTCGACACCTCGCCGACGTGTTTGATGAAATGATGGAACGGATCCAGCACCACGCCGAGCAGCAACGCCGTTTCGCTGCCAACGCCTCCCATGAGCTACGCACCCCACTTGCGATCATGGGCAACCTCGCGGAGGTCGGTAGCCTCAACCCGGATGCTGACATGACCGAGCTACTGCATAGGCTGACGGAGGTCAATGCCCGGGCTTCGAACACGGTGGAGTCGCTGTTACTCCTTTCCCGTGTGGAGTCAGGCCGCATCACCCTCGGGCCAGTGGATCTATCTTTTGTCGCTGAGCAGGCGGTAGAAGACCTTATCCCGGCTGCCGAACGTGCGGGGATCATCGTCCAAGCCGAATTGTCGCGCACGGTGGTCAGTGGAGATGCTCCCCTCCTGGAAAGAGTCGTCTCCAACCTCGTGCACAACGCCGTGGTTCATGGCCGGGAAACCGTATCGGTGAGGACGTCCGATACTCCGACGCATAGCCTCCTGGTCGTCGAAAACCCCGGCGACGTCATTGATCCGACGCTCTTGCCGACCCTGATTGAGCCATTCTTGCGTAAAGAACGCACGGCCTACCGAGCCGCAGGCGAACACGCCGGCGTAGGGCTGGGACTCTCCATCGTCGCTGCGGCGGTCCAAGCCCACGGCGGAACCCTTGAGCTGAGCGCCAAACCCGGCGGTGGCATCACAGCAACCGTGAAACTTCCACGCCGGACCGCGATTCCCTAG
- a CDS encoding response regulator transcription factor: MRVLLVEDEPYLAESVRDGLRSEAISADIALDGAAALELLAVNDYDIAVLDRDIPGPSGDDIARSIVASGCATRILMLTAADRIGDKVSGFELGADDYLTKPFAMRELVVRLRAIARRPEAAAPPVLEFAGVRMDPFRRKVERDESEVSLTRKQFAVLQVLMEAEGGIVSAEQLLEKAWDENIDAFTSVVRVTISALRKRLGEPEIIETVPGVGYRVAPA, encoded by the coding sequence ATGCGTGTTCTTCTCGTTGAAGATGAGCCTTATCTCGCCGAGTCGGTTCGGGACGGCCTTCGTTCGGAAGCTATCTCTGCAGACATCGCCCTCGACGGAGCAGCGGCTCTCGAACTCCTAGCGGTAAACGACTACGACATCGCGGTGTTGGACCGGGACATTCCCGGGCCGTCAGGCGACGACATCGCCCGGTCCATCGTGGCATCCGGCTGCGCCACGCGGATCCTCATGCTCACAGCGGCCGATCGAATCGGGGACAAGGTATCCGGCTTTGAACTTGGCGCGGACGATTACTTGACCAAACCGTTCGCGATGCGGGAGCTTGTGGTGCGTCTGCGTGCGATCGCCCGCCGTCCGGAAGCCGCGGCGCCACCCGTCCTCGAGTTCGCCGGAGTCCGGATGGACCCGTTCCGCCGAAAAGTGGAACGGGATGAAAGCGAAGTGAGCTTGACAAGGAAACAGTTCGCGGTCCTCCAGGTTCTCATGGAAGCTGAGGGCGGTATTGTCAGCGCCGAGCAACTCCTTGAAAAGGCCTGGGACGAGAACATCGACGCGTTCACAAGTGTTGTGCGAGTGACGATCTCAGCCCTGCGCAAACGCCTCGGGGAACCCGAAATCATCGAAACCGTTCCCGGCGTCGGATATCGAGTGGCCCCGGCATGA
- a CDS encoding M15 family metallopeptidase — protein MKASAPEGAARRFPWILSVLALVLPLIGLGTIAGCAVPLEGRPSGQVSVMPTSGASPTFDTSPIAVSPKPASQSFSAQDDIRLRDSQIDPLDNNHPAVRGLKPELRAAVQRAAVSAKNAGQGEFWLTSGWRSPSYQQELLDAGIARYGSREEAAKWVSTPEKSKHVTGQAVDIGPTDAADWVNRHSGELGLCQTYANEIWHFELRPEGASACPAPLTNAAG, from the coding sequence ATGAAAGCTTCCGCCCCAGAAGGCGCTGCCCGCCGATTCCCTTGGATTTTGTCCGTCCTGGCTCTCGTCCTACCGCTGATTGGACTCGGAACCATCGCGGGTTGTGCCGTCCCGCTCGAGGGCCGGCCTTCCGGCCAAGTATCCGTGATGCCGACGTCGGGCGCGTCGCCCACATTTGACACATCCCCCATAGCCGTCTCACCGAAACCAGCCAGCCAATCATTCTCCGCCCAGGATGATATACGTCTTCGCGATAGTCAGATCGATCCTCTGGATAACAACCATCCTGCGGTGCGGGGCCTCAAACCCGAGCTGAGGGCGGCGGTTCAGCGGGCCGCGGTATCAGCGAAAAACGCGGGCCAGGGAGAATTCTGGCTGACCTCCGGATGGCGTTCTCCCAGCTATCAGCAGGAACTGTTAGACGCCGGAATAGCCAGATACGGGTCACGTGAAGAAGCGGCAAAGTGGGTCAGCACCCCGGAGAAATCGAAACACGTCACCGGACAAGCCGTCGACATAGGTCCCACCGACGCAGCGGATTGGGTGAACCGCCATAGCGGCGAACTGGGGCTGTGCCAGACGTACGCGAACGAAATATGGCACTTCGAGCTTCGACCCGAAGGCGCCAGCGCATGCCCGGCTCCGCTGACGAACGCTGCCGGATAG
- a CDS encoding acyltransferase has product MTLAPPDFPVASVALRNKGLDALRGAAVTAVLLFHAFPTALPGGFLGVDLFFVLSGYLITGALLRSLTIDGLLRVRRFWSRRLRRLLPALVLLLPTVTVLSLLVPLGPLAGLRQQWLTALTFTSNWFQIGAEERYFAHAEPPLLMHLWSLGVEEQFYLFWPLVFGAGWCLLGKCSVRLRDSADARRYFLAWVAIAMAVASATAMGVQGFAGDPSGRAYLGTDTHAFGLLAGSALALWPGRRGWLRPWARNPLVLAAVVVLAFFCLTMEGTDPFPYLGGLVVVVTATCVLVRACTVPGRQTRDPGAERIPRSGRYLVRGTSSVFRWLGQRSYGLYLWHWPLLVLIMPLVTPELRTIAAALILGLSAGVAHLSWELVEKPILQCSAIPALTQSIRKRLRPFHMGTTLVLTVCLCLGSISALANSPSHSLLRERLQQQQQHLTQTDVKRGTP; this is encoded by the coding sequence GTGACGCTTGCTCCGCCCGATTTTCCCGTGGCATCCGTGGCTCTCCGCAATAAGGGCCTTGACGCTCTGCGGGGCGCGGCCGTGACTGCCGTGTTGCTGTTCCATGCATTTCCTACAGCGTTGCCGGGTGGTTTTCTGGGCGTGGACTTGTTCTTTGTGCTGTCCGGCTACCTCATCACCGGTGCGTTGCTCCGCTCACTGACTATTGACGGCTTGCTGCGAGTGCGCAGATTCTGGTCGCGGCGACTTCGTAGGCTGTTGCCCGCCCTCGTTTTGTTGCTTCCGACTGTCACCGTGCTGTCCTTGCTCGTGCCCTTGGGGCCGCTGGCGGGCTTGCGTCAGCAGTGGTTGACTGCCTTGACCTTCACTAGCAACTGGTTTCAGATCGGCGCAGAGGAACGCTACTTTGCACATGCCGAACCGCCGCTGCTGATGCACCTGTGGTCGCTGGGGGTGGAAGAGCAGTTCTATTTGTTCTGGCCCCTGGTATTCGGGGCTGGATGGTGTCTGCTCGGCAAGTGCTCAGTTCGGCTCAGAGATAGTGCAGATGCTCGGCGGTATTTCCTGGCTTGGGTGGCGATCGCGATGGCGGTTGCCTCGGCAACCGCGATGGGAGTACAAGGTTTCGCGGGCGACCCCAGCGGGCGGGCCTATCTGGGAACCGATACCCATGCCTTCGGACTATTGGCCGGATCTGCGCTTGCCCTATGGCCGGGAAGACGTGGCTGGCTCCGTCCCTGGGCGCGCAACCCGCTAGTCCTGGCCGCCGTTGTTGTGCTCGCGTTCTTCTGCCTCACGATGGAGGGGACGGACCCTTTCCCATACCTTGGAGGGCTCGTGGTGGTGGTAACGGCGACATGCGTGTTGGTGCGGGCTTGCACCGTTCCGGGACGACAGACCCGGGACCCCGGAGCGGAGCGAATTCCTCGATCGGGGCGCTACCTCGTCCGCGGGACTTCCTCGGTGTTCAGGTGGCTCGGGCAGCGTTCGTACGGACTCTACTTGTGGCACTGGCCGCTCCTTGTACTGATCATGCCGCTTGTGACGCCCGAGCTTCGCACCATCGCCGCAGCCCTCATCCTTGGGCTGTCTGCGGGGGTGGCTCATCTGTCCTGGGAATTGGTGGAGAAACCCATCCTCCAGTGCAGCGCCATCCCTGCCCTCACCCAATCGATCCGTAAGAGACTTCGCCCCTTTCACATGGGAACCACTCTCGTCCTCACCGTTTGCCTTTGTCTTGGAAGCATCTCGGCTCTGGCAAACTCGCCCTCCCACTCGCTGCTGCGGGAACGACTCCAACAGCAACAGCAACACCTCACGCAAACAGACGTCAAACGAGGAACACCATGA